In the genome of Mucisphaera calidilacus, one region contains:
- the purF gene encoding amidophosphoribosyltransferase → MCGIAGIVAQADVCRDLYDALTVLQHRGQDAAGIVTCDQGSLKLRKGNGLVRDVFDQATMDALTGNMGIAHCRYPTAGSCSGSEAQPFYVNSPYGITLAHNGNLTNTEALTRELFRSDLRHINTGSDSEALLNVFAHELGVIRKLRPEATDVFQAVRRLHRRCRGAYAFVAMIAGYGLIGVRDPYGIRPLVIGRRESLIGNEYILASESVALDTLGFELVRDVAPGEAVFITSDGALHSELCAEASRLCPCIFEHVYLARPDSILDGISVYKSRLRMGERLAAKLTRLGITDQFDVAIPIPDTSRTSALQLATDLGIKYREGFIKNRYIGRTFIMPGQQQRAKSVRQKLNPIGLEFKGKNVLLVDDSIVRGTTCKQIIQMAREAGAHKVFYCSAAPAIRYPNVYGIDMPSAHELIAHGRTDAEVAESIGADWLVYQDLEDLVASAAEGNPHVERFECSVFDGHYVTGDVDEPYLDKLQQLRNDQAKQLREGTVAAGDSLANLGSS, encoded by the coding sequence TTGTGTGGCATCGCCGGGATCGTCGCTCAAGCCGACGTCTGCCGTGATCTGTACGACGCCCTGACGGTGCTTCAGCACCGCGGTCAGGACGCCGCGGGCATCGTGACGTGTGACCAGGGGTCGTTGAAGCTCCGCAAGGGCAACGGCCTGGTGCGTGATGTGTTCGATCAGGCGACGATGGACGCCCTGACGGGGAACATGGGGATTGCTCACTGCCGTTACCCGACGGCGGGTTCGTGTTCGGGCAGCGAGGCGCAGCCGTTTTATGTGAACTCGCCTTACGGGATCACGCTGGCGCACAACGGGAACCTGACGAACACCGAGGCGTTGACGCGCGAGCTGTTCCGCTCGGACCTGAGGCATATCAACACGGGCTCGGACTCCGAGGCGTTGCTGAACGTGTTCGCCCATGAGCTGGGTGTGATCCGGAAGCTGCGTCCCGAGGCGACGGACGTTTTTCAGGCGGTGCGTCGCCTGCACAGGCGTTGCCGCGGTGCGTATGCGTTCGTGGCGATGATCGCGGGTTATGGCTTGATCGGCGTGCGTGATCCTTATGGGATTCGTCCGCTGGTGATCGGTCGTCGCGAATCACTGATCGGGAATGAGTACATCCTGGCGTCGGAGTCGGTGGCTCTGGACACGCTTGGGTTCGAGCTGGTTCGTGATGTTGCGCCGGGGGAGGCGGTCTTTATCACGAGCGACGGCGCGTTGCATTCGGAGTTGTGCGCGGAGGCGTCGAGGCTGTGCCCGTGCATCTTCGAGCACGTGTACCTGGCGCGTCCCGACTCGATCCTGGACGGGATCTCGGTGTACAAGTCGCGTCTGCGGATGGGTGAGCGTCTGGCGGCGAAGCTGACGCGTCTGGGAATCACGGACCAGTTTGATGTGGCGATCCCGATCCCGGACACGAGCCGGACGTCGGCGTTGCAGCTGGCGACGGACCTGGGGATCAAGTACCGGGAGGGGTTCATCAAGAACCGGTACATCGGCCGGACGTTCATCATGCCGGGTCAGCAGCAGCGCGCGAAGAGTGTGCGTCAGAAGCTCAACCCGATCGGGCTCGAGTTCAAGGGCAAGAATGTGCTGCTGGTGGACGACTCGATCGTTCGGGGGACGACGTGCAAGCAGATTATTCAGATGGCACGCGAGGCGGGTGCGCACAAGGTGTTTTATTGCTCGGCGGCGCCGGCGATCCGCTACCCGAACGTGTACGGCATCGATATGCCTTCGGCGCATGAGCTGATCGCGCACGGCCGGACGGACGCGGAGGTGGCGGAGTCGATCGGCGCGGACTGGCTGGTGTATCAGGATCTCGAAGACCTGGTGGCCTCGGCGGCGGAGGGCAACCCGCACGTCGAGCGGTTCGAGTGTTCGGTGTTTGACGGTCACTACGTGACGGGCGACGTCGATGAGCCTTACCTGGACAAGCTCCAGCAGCTTCGCAACGATCAGGCGAAACAGCTGCGTGAGGGGACGGTCGCTGCCGGCGATTCGCTGGCTAATCTGGGTTCGAGCTGA
- a CDS encoding ABC transporter ATP-binding protein, translating into MTTNAAPSRVDQAGQAAVRAEPAVVIDGLSHRYPKADVLALDDVNLRMASGSFTAVLGPNGSGKSTLFRILTTAVRATGKPGVVPRVTILGHDLRVGAHAIRQRLGVVFQSPSLDSELSVVENLRLQGRVYGMSGSELRRRIPERLEAVGLSDRAHDRVGTLSGGLARRAELAKALLHDPRILILDEPSTGVDPTARRQFWQSLEAERRRSGLTVLMTTHLTDEAEAADNVVVLSRGRVVAEGSPAALKADSRAVLAVATRDADALLVIAEDLVERFGGDRLPERVFGEARIELAEGAAALRWVLDEHGGAVRSVTLSEPTLEDVFERTTGTIFTQV; encoded by the coding sequence ATGACGACGAACGCGGCGCCGAGTCGAGTGGATCAGGCGGGGCAGGCTGCTGTGCGGGCCGAGCCCGCGGTAGTGATTGACGGTCTGTCGCACCGGTATCCGAAGGCGGATGTGCTGGCGCTGGATGACGTGAATCTGCGGATGGCGTCGGGGAGTTTCACGGCGGTGCTGGGTCCGAACGGTTCGGGCAAGTCGACGCTTTTCCGGATCCTGACGACCGCGGTGCGTGCGACGGGCAAGCCGGGGGTGGTGCCTCGGGTGACGATTCTCGGTCATGACCTGCGTGTGGGTGCGCACGCGATCCGTCAGCGGTTGGGGGTGGTGTTCCAGAGCCCGAGCCTGGACAGTGAATTGTCGGTGGTGGAGAACCTGCGGCTGCAGGGACGCGTGTACGGCATGTCGGGTTCGGAGCTTCGGCGTCGGATTCCCGAGCGGCTGGAGGCGGTGGGTTTGTCGGATCGCGCGCACGATCGCGTGGGGACGCTTTCGGGCGGTCTGGCCCGTCGCGCGGAGCTGGCGAAGGCGCTGCTGCACGACCCGCGGATTCTGATTCTGGATGAGCCTTCGACGGGTGTGGACCCGACGGCACGGCGTCAGTTCTGGCAGTCGCTGGAGGCGGAGCGTCGTCGGAGCGGTCTGACGGTGCTGATGACGACGCACCTGACGGATGAGGCGGAGGCGGCGGACAACGTGGTGGTCCTGTCGCGTGGGCGTGTGGTGGCGGAGGGCAGTCCTGCGGCGTTGAAGGCGGACAGCCGTGCGGTGCTGGCGGTGGCGACGCGTGACGCGGACGCGCTGCTGGTGATCGCGGAGGATCTGGTGGAGCGGTTCGGGGGGGATCGTCTGCCGGAGCGTGTGTTCGGCGAGGCTCGTATCGAATTGGCGGAGGGTGCTGCGGCGCTGCGGTGGGTTCTGGACGAGCACGGCGGCGCGGTGCGGAGTGTGACGCTCTCGGAGCCGACGCTTGAGGATGTGTTCGAGCGGACGACGGGGACGATTTTCACGCAGGTCTGA
- the cyoE gene encoding heme o synthase, with protein MSHAARLDKPVGGETGVAKAVCTSRWCDYVELAKLRITVMVVLTAWVGYVLAVPMAAWDVVTILAMTLGVGFSCVSSGILNQVWERDADARMTRTQNRPVAAGRISVTQGVVLGIATGVLGVGILYLGTTVLAALLALATLLVYVLIYTPMKSLTPWATHVGAIPGAMPPFIGYAAGTGSLSADAWPAFLILLVWQIPHFMAIAWLYRDQYASAGLRMLPSVDRTGRRVSAHVAVTSLLLVGVAAMPLFARFGSAGLLYGVLALGGTVAFAAAGVWFAARPCDGRARVVFITSLLYLPFVYAILAWDRP; from the coding sequence ATGAGCCACGCTGCTCGTCTGGACAAGCCTGTGGGCGGGGAGACCGGGGTCGCGAAGGCGGTGTGCACGTCGCGTTGGTGTGATTATGTGGAGTTGGCCAAGCTGCGTATCACGGTGATGGTGGTGCTGACGGCGTGGGTGGGTTATGTCCTGGCGGTGCCGATGGCGGCGTGGGACGTGGTGACGATCCTGGCGATGACGCTGGGCGTGGGGTTCTCGTGTGTGTCGTCGGGGATTCTGAACCAGGTGTGGGAGCGGGACGCGGATGCGCGGATGACGCGGACGCAGAACCGTCCGGTGGCGGCGGGCCGGATATCGGTGACGCAGGGCGTGGTTCTGGGGATCGCGACGGGCGTGCTGGGTGTCGGGATTCTGTACCTGGGAACGACGGTGCTGGCGGCGTTGCTGGCGCTGGCGACGCTGCTGGTTTATGTGCTGATTTACACGCCGATGAAGAGCCTGACGCCCTGGGCGACGCACGTGGGTGCGATCCCGGGCGCGATGCCGCCTTTCATTGGCTATGCGGCGGGGACGGGATCGTTGTCGGCGGACGCGTGGCCGGCGTTCCTGATTTTGTTGGTGTGGCAGATCCCGCACTTCATGGCGATCGCGTGGCTTTACCGGGATCAGTACGCGTCGGCGGGCCTGCGGATGCTGCCTTCGGTGGACCGAACGGGTCGCCGGGTGTCGGCGCACGTGGCGGTGACCTCGCTGCTGCTGGTGGGCGTGGCGGCGATGCCCCTGTTTGCGCGGTTCGGGAGCGCGGGTTTGCTGTATGGCGTTCTGGCGTTGGGGGGCACGGTGGCGTTTGCGGCGGCGGGAGTGTGGTTTGCGGCGCGGCCTTGTGACGGTCGGGCGCGTGTGGTGTTTATCACGTCGCTGCTCTATCTGCCGTTTGTGTACGCCATCCTCGCTTGGGATCGGCCATGA
- a CDS encoding COX15/CtaA family protein — MPAPDTSATGITGYRWALHTLAILLALSTFMLIGFGGHVTSLDAGLAVPDWPGTFGYNMFMAPLDVWFFHEDTGRFWEHAHRLIAAIFVGPIGGILGLWLAFSPRGKWWLRLLGISIAVLVIAQALMGGFRVTEISTFLAFLHGVVGQLFFAIVIFAVVATGPLWARRAPKPASERTYAGGFARFAAWGLVGTLVIQLALGAAVRHYHAERAIPDAPLSYGALVPPMNQAQLDKAILALPENLVDRVPPQTTAGDVHLHFTHRAWAVVVCVVAVFAGWLSVVALGGRGEVFAPLLYVGCLLAAQVMVGIMTVWAEINPSFATLHQSLGALVLASCVWFACRVHIVSALEDPGRRRQQEPEKPEAAEREAEESLVASGSAA; from the coding sequence ATGCCTGCACCGGACACAAGCGCAACGGGTATCACGGGATACCGCTGGGCGCTGCACACCCTCGCCATCCTTCTTGCCCTCTCCACCTTCATGCTGATCGGTTTTGGGGGGCACGTCACGAGCCTGGACGCGGGTCTGGCGGTGCCGGACTGGCCGGGGACGTTTGGTTACAACATGTTTATGGCTCCGCTGGACGTGTGGTTCTTCCACGAGGACACGGGTCGGTTCTGGGAGCACGCGCACCGGCTGATCGCTGCGATTTTCGTGGGGCCGATCGGCGGGATTCTGGGCCTGTGGCTGGCGTTTTCCCCGCGTGGGAAGTGGTGGTTGCGATTGCTGGGGATCTCGATTGCGGTGCTGGTGATTGCCCAGGCGTTGATGGGCGGCTTCCGGGTGACGGAGATCTCGACGTTCCTGGCGTTCCTGCACGGCGTGGTGGGTCAGCTGTTTTTTGCGATCGTGATTTTTGCGGTGGTGGCGACGGGTCCGCTTTGGGCGCGTCGTGCGCCGAAGCCCGCGTCGGAGCGGACGTACGCGGGTGGCTTTGCGCGGTTCGCGGCGTGGGGTCTGGTGGGGACGCTGGTGATCCAGCTGGCGCTGGGTGCCGCGGTTCGTCACTACCACGCGGAGCGGGCGATTCCGGATGCACCGCTGTCGTACGGGGCGTTGGTGCCGCCGATGAACCAGGCGCAGCTGGACAAGGCGATCCTGGCGCTGCCTGAGAATCTGGTTGATCGTGTGCCGCCTCAGACGACGGCGGGGGATGTGCACCTGCACTTCACGCACCGTGCCTGGGCGGTGGTGGTGTGCGTGGTGGCGGTGTTTGCGGGGTGGCTGTCGGTGGTGGCGTTGGGGGGGCGAGGTGAGGTGTTTGCGCCGCTTTTGTACGTGGGGTGTCTGCTGGCGGCGCAGGTGATGGTGGGGATCATGACGGTGTGGGCAGAGATCAATCCGTCGTTCGCGACGCTGCATCAGTCGCTGGGGGCGTTGGTGCTGGCGTCGTGTGTGTGGTTTGCGTGCCGGGTGCACATCGTGTCGGCGTTGGAGGATCCGGGCCGTCGGCGGCAGCAGGAGCCGGAGAAGCCCGAGGCGGCGGAGCGTGAGGCGGAAGAGTCTCTGGTGGCGAGCGGGAGTGCTGCATGA
- the cimA gene encoding citramalate synthase, producing the protein MVENPNGHTDGRRIEMYDTTLRDGTQGAEIALTLADKLKLTIALDELGFDYIEGGYPLSNPKDAAYFDKVRDLDLKHARVTAFGMTRRKGIEAKDDPGMQALVASHAPVITIVGKTWDLHVDEVLRVERDENLAMIRDSVAFCHQADTTDEVFYDAEHFFDGYRANPDYALDTLRAAVEGGATRLVLCDTNGGSLPEFISHAVTNVRETLGLGDTLDNPTGPLLAIHVHNDGALAVANSLAAIETGCVQVQGTINGIGERCGNVDLIPIAANLRLKLGYDCLRDDALKGLHHLAMLVYEMVGMTPVAGQPYVGANAFTHKGGMHVHAVQRIAHSYEHIEPDAVGNQRRVLVSELAGASNIAAQVGAKFGIADDRDVQRKVLEKIQDLEHQGYQFEAADASLELMVYEALGKRPAFWELGHYRCVILKRQRDEETSTEGTVKLNVDGTTEYRVAEGDGPVNALYQALIKCLADHYPEVRTIHLSDYKVRVVNPTAETAARVRVVIEFRYTAEDGSTRVFSTVGVDENIVEASWEAISDAFQYLLIETRAGITV; encoded by the coding sequence ATGGTTGAGAACCCAAACGGCCACACCGACGGTCGGCGGATCGAGATGTACGACACCACCCTGCGCGACGGCACGCAGGGGGCCGAAATCGCGCTCACCCTCGCCGACAAACTCAAACTCACCATCGCGCTCGACGAACTCGGCTTCGACTACATCGAGGGCGGCTACCCCCTCTCCAACCCCAAGGACGCCGCCTACTTCGACAAAGTCCGCGATCTCGACCTCAAACACGCTCGTGTCACCGCCTTCGGCATGACCCGACGCAAGGGCATCGAGGCCAAAGACGACCCCGGCATGCAGGCACTCGTCGCCAGCCACGCCCCCGTCATCACCATCGTCGGCAAAACGTGGGACCTCCACGTCGACGAGGTCCTGCGCGTCGAACGCGACGAAAACCTCGCCATGATCCGCGACTCCGTCGCCTTCTGTCATCAGGCCGACACCACCGACGAGGTCTTCTACGACGCCGAACACTTCTTCGACGGCTACCGCGCCAACCCCGACTACGCCCTCGATACCCTCCGCGCCGCCGTCGAAGGCGGCGCCACCCGACTCGTCCTCTGCGACACCAACGGCGGGTCCCTCCCCGAATTCATCAGCCACGCCGTCACCAACGTCCGCGAGACCCTCGGCCTCGGCGATACCCTCGACAACCCGACCGGACCCCTCCTCGCCATCCACGTCCACAACGACGGCGCCCTCGCCGTCGCCAACTCACTCGCCGCCATCGAAACCGGCTGCGTCCAGGTCCAGGGAACCATCAACGGCATCGGCGAACGATGCGGCAACGTCGACCTCATCCCCATCGCGGCCAACCTCCGACTCAAACTCGGCTACGACTGCCTCCGCGACGACGCTCTCAAAGGACTCCACCACCTCGCCATGCTCGTCTACGAGATGGTCGGCATGACCCCCGTCGCGGGCCAGCCCTACGTCGGCGCCAACGCCTTCACCCACAAGGGCGGCATGCACGTCCACGCCGTCCAGCGCATCGCACACAGCTACGAGCACATCGAGCCCGATGCCGTCGGCAACCAGCGACGCGTCCTCGTCTCCGAACTCGCCGGGGCCAGCAACATCGCCGCGCAGGTCGGAGCCAAGTTCGGCATCGCCGACGACAGGGACGTCCAGCGAAAGGTCCTCGAGAAGATCCAGGACCTCGAACATCAGGGCTACCAGTTCGAGGCCGCCGACGCCTCCCTCGAACTCATGGTCTACGAGGCCCTCGGCAAACGACCCGCCTTCTGGGAACTCGGACACTACCGCTGCGTCATCCTCAAACGACAACGCGACGAGGAAACCAGCACCGAGGGCACCGTCAAACTCAACGTCGATGGCACCACCGAGTACCGCGTCGCCGAGGGCGACGGACCCGTCAACGCCCTCTACCAGGCACTCATCAAGTGCCTCGCCGACCACTACCCCGAGGTCCGAACCATCCACCTCTCCGACTACAAGGTCCGCGTCGTCAACCCCACCGCCGAAACCGCCGCACGCGTCCGCGTCGTCATCGAATTCCGATACACCGCCGAGGACGGCTCCACACGCGTCTTCTCCACCGTCGGCGTCGACGAGAACATCGTCGAGGCAAGCTGGGAAGCCATCTCCGACGCTTTCCAGTACCTGCTCATCGAAACCCGCGCCGGGATCACCGTGTGA
- a CDS encoding phosphoribosylanthranilate isomerase produces the protein MTSPYRRTRLKVCCIASVEEARCAVALGADALGLVGHMPSGPGTIDDHTIARVARAVPPGISRFLLTSETRPDAVVDHARRTHVDTVQLVDDQVTPDVYAALRQHCPALRIVQVIHVIDDDSLDKAISLADHVDALLLDSGNPTAAVPELGGTGRRHDWSVSRSIVRASPVPVFLAGGIRPDNVAEAIRTVQPFGIDLCTRVRTDGRLHESKLKALIDNMNKTC, from the coding sequence GTGACATCGCCGTACCGACGCACAAGGCTCAAGGTCTGCTGCATCGCATCAGTCGAAGAGGCACGATGCGCCGTCGCCCTCGGTGCCGACGCCCTCGGTCTCGTTGGCCACATGCCCAGCGGACCCGGAACCATCGACGATCACACCATCGCCCGCGTCGCACGCGCCGTCCCGCCCGGGATCTCACGCTTCCTCCTCACCAGCGAGACCCGACCCGACGCCGTCGTCGACCACGCCAGGCGAACCCACGTCGACACCGTTCAGCTCGTCGATGATCAGGTCACGCCCGACGTCTACGCCGCCCTCCGACAGCACTGCCCCGCGCTGCGCATCGTCCAGGTCATCCACGTCATCGACGACGACTCCCTCGACAAGGCCATCAGCCTCGCCGACCACGTCGACGCCCTCCTGCTCGACTCCGGCAACCCCACCGCCGCCGTCCCCGAACTCGGCGGCACCGGCCGACGCCACGACTGGTCCGTCAGCCGAAGCATTGTCCGGGCCAGCCCCGTCCCCGTCTTCCTCGCAGGCGGCATCCGGCCCGACAACGTCGCCGAAGCGATCCGAACCGTCCAGCCCTTCGGCATCGACCTCTGCACCCGCGTCCGTACCGACGGCAGGCTCCACGAGTCGAAGCTGAAGGCGCTGATTGACAATATGAATAAAACATGCTAA
- a CDS encoding carbohydrate ABC transporter permease, whose product MSEQRTTPKTVMTSGVIYTLLICYLVITLFPMLWLFMTSLKPSGEVFDAPFAPPAVDALALDNFSRAWTAGSFGDYFFNSVLVTACTVTGVVFIGAMAAYALARFAFPGSRALLFYFLGGLMIPLQLAVVPLFFQLKAMGLLSSRVGLVLVYIGVGLPFAIFILTGFFRSLPKSLHEAALLDGCTEFGAFTRVMLPLARPGLITVAIFSFIGTWNEYFLAFMFLSGEGSEALRTLPLGLANVTIVSQYKVDWGMVFAGLVIIVIPTLIIYLLLQRHLTKGVTLGAVKG is encoded by the coding sequence ATGAGTGAGCAGCGAACCACGCCGAAGACGGTGATGACCTCGGGGGTGATCTACACGCTGCTGATCTGCTACCTGGTGATCACGCTGTTCCCGATGCTGTGGCTGTTCATGACGTCGCTCAAGCCATCGGGCGAGGTGTTTGATGCTCCGTTCGCGCCGCCTGCCGTGGACGCGTTGGCGTTGGATAACTTCTCGCGGGCGTGGACGGCGGGGTCGTTCGGGGATTACTTTTTCAACTCCGTGCTGGTGACGGCGTGCACGGTGACGGGCGTGGTGTTCATCGGCGCGATGGCGGCTTACGCGTTGGCGCGATTCGCGTTCCCGGGTTCGCGGGCGTTGCTGTTCTACTTTCTGGGCGGGCTGATGATCCCGCTGCAGCTGGCGGTGGTGCCGCTGTTTTTCCAGCTCAAGGCGATGGGGCTTCTGAGTTCGCGGGTCGGTCTGGTGCTGGTGTACATCGGGGTGGGTTTGCCGTTTGCGATTTTCATCCTGACGGGGTTTTTCCGGTCGCTGCCGAAGTCGCTCCACGAGGCGGCGTTGCTGGACGGGTGCACGGAGTTTGGCGCGTTCACGCGTGTGATGCTGCCTTTAGCGCGACCGGGTCTGATCACGGTAGCGATCTTCTCGTTCATCGGGACGTGGAACGAGTATTTCCTGGCGTTCATGTTTTTGTCGGGCGAGGGTTCGGAGGCGTTGCGGACGCTTCCGCTGGGTCTGGCGAACGTGACGATCGTGAGTCAGTACAAGGTGGACTGGGGGATGGTGTTTGCGGGTCTGGTGATCATCGTGATCCCGACGCTGATCATCTACCTGCTGCTTCAGCGTCACCTGACCAAGGGTGTGACGCTGGGGGCGGTGAAGGGTTAG
- a CDS encoding extracellular solute-binding protein translates to MLKPILTYLYVVALVLVVCLPAAAENQEKVRVEAMLFDAGLGTSFFQQAAERFEAQNPGIEIDLMGDPRIVDKVRVRILEGSFPEISDAPVNYGTLIRHGKIFPLDDALDRARGSDGATWRDSFLPGSFDRYRYNGQTFGVPLWYSVYGVWYNKKLFREKGWPVPETWPELFELCERIEREGEGVAPMAFQGQYPQYLHQLINTTLYHLGGPDYLESVQQLEAGAYDHPHMVEMLRLIRRLARDHFQPGAIGMSHTQAQLEFFRGRTAMVTCGTWLLNEMSDQIPEGFEVGFFKYPMIGGPNDDPGAVCGGTGYYFVFAESENPEAATAFMRFLTSPEEAAIIAAAKRQPVAIRGVNERALPANLGDLTRVLESVERIFPAVPDDAYPAMNQAWQNVRTALLEDDAFDPVAASRELEAAAQKIKAESLDADHVTVRHRIKPLLFLGLIGAGVLYVLVTTVLQVRRAYADRHKAESGGMRIRASAVITFLLPAVLLYTAFLVIPSLSSFGWSVQRWDGLTEMEPVGILHFYRLLYEDDGFWIALGNNLFIMFVVPMFVIPLALFLATCMARGVWGSTVFRIVFFFPNLLGIAAILLWQQMYNPAGGPINAALVAMGFEQFESFAWLSQQNLYWALVPMTVWAACGFNMILYLAAMQSIPESLYEAAEIDGASAWHQFWTITIPLIWEALSVSIVFLVIAGMKAFEVIWLLTNQSPNTSTHVIGTKMVWSMFSEFRVGQAAAIAVLLFVMVFFGTAATLRLMRREAVEL, encoded by the coding sequence ATGCTGAAACCGATCCTCACTTATCTCTATGTGGTCGCGCTTGTTCTGGTTGTCTGCCTTCCGGCGGCGGCTGAGAATCAGGAGAAGGTGCGTGTCGAGGCGATGTTGTTTGATGCGGGTCTGGGGACGAGTTTTTTCCAGCAGGCGGCTGAACGTTTTGAGGCGCAGAACCCGGGGATCGAGATCGACCTGATGGGCGATCCGCGCATCGTGGACAAGGTCCGGGTGCGGATTCTGGAGGGGAGTTTCCCGGAGATTTCTGACGCGCCGGTGAACTACGGGACGCTGATCCGTCACGGCAAGATTTTTCCGCTCGACGATGCACTGGATCGTGCGCGCGGGTCGGACGGGGCGACGTGGCGTGATTCGTTTCTGCCGGGGAGTTTTGATCGGTACCGGTACAACGGTCAGACGTTCGGCGTGCCGCTCTGGTATTCGGTGTATGGCGTCTGGTACAACAAGAAGCTGTTTCGGGAGAAGGGTTGGCCGGTCCCCGAGACGTGGCCGGAGCTGTTTGAGCTGTGCGAGCGGATCGAGCGTGAGGGTGAGGGCGTCGCGCCGATGGCGTTTCAGGGCCAGTATCCTCAGTACCTTCATCAGCTGATCAACACGACGCTTTATCACCTGGGCGGTCCGGATTATCTCGAGTCGGTGCAGCAGCTGGAGGCGGGGGCTTATGACCACCCGCACATGGTGGAGATGCTGCGGCTGATCCGTCGGCTGGCGCGGGATCACTTCCAGCCGGGCGCGATCGGGATGAGCCACACGCAGGCGCAGCTGGAGTTTTTCCGCGGGCGTACGGCGATGGTGACGTGCGGGACGTGGCTGCTCAACGAGATGTCGGACCAGATCCCGGAGGGCTTCGAGGTCGGTTTCTTCAAGTACCCGATGATCGGGGGTCCGAATGACGATCCGGGCGCGGTGTGCGGGGGCACGGGTTATTACTTCGTGTTCGCGGAGAGTGAGAACCCGGAGGCGGCGACGGCGTTCATGCGATTCCTGACGTCGCCTGAGGAGGCGGCGATCATCGCGGCGGCGAAGCGTCAACCGGTGGCGATCCGAGGTGTGAACGAGCGTGCGCTGCCTGCGAATCTCGGCGACCTGACGCGTGTGCTGGAGTCGGTGGAGCGGATTTTCCCGGCGGTGCCGGACGATGCCTATCCGGCGATGAATCAGGCGTGGCAGAACGTTCGGACGGCGCTGCTGGAGGATGACGCGTTTGATCCGGTGGCGGCGTCACGGGAGCTTGAGGCGGCGGCGCAGAAGATAAAGGCGGAGTCTCTGGATGCGGACCACGTGACGGTTCGGCATCGGATCAAGCCGTTGCTGTTTCTGGGGCTGATTGGCGCGGGGGTTCTGTATGTGCTGGTGACGACGGTGCTGCAGGTCCGGCGGGCGTACGCGGACCGTCACAAGGCCGAGTCGGGCGGGATGCGGATCCGGGCGTCGGCGGTGATCACGTTCCTGCTGCCCGCGGTGCTGCTGTACACGGCGTTCCTGGTGATCCCTTCGCTGAGCAGTTTCGGCTGGTCGGTGCAGCGTTGGGACGGCCTGACGGAGATGGAGCCGGTGGGGATTTTGCATTTTTACCGGCTGCTTTACGAGGACGACGGGTTCTGGATTGCGTTGGGGAACAACCTGTTCATCATGTTCGTGGTGCCGATGTTCGTGATCCCGCTGGCGTTGTTTCTGGCGACGTGCATGGCTCGTGGCGTGTGGGGTTCGACGGTGTTTCGGATCGTGTTTTTCTTCCCGAATCTGCTGGGTATCGCGGCGATTCTCTTGTGGCAGCAGATGTACAACCCTGCGGGCGGGCCGATCAACGCTGCGCTGGTGGCGATGGGTTTCGAGCAGTTCGAGAGCTTTGCGTGGCTGAGCCAGCAGAATCTTTATTGGGCGCTGGTGCCGATGACGGTGTGGGCGGCGTGCGGTTTCAACATGATTCTGTATCTGGCGGCGATGCAGTCGATCCCGGAGTCGCTTTATGAGGCGGCGGAGATTGACGGCGCGTCGGCGTGGCATCAGTTCTGGACGATCACGATCCCGCTGATCTGGGAGGCGTTGTCGGTGTCGATCGTGTTTCTGGTGATCGCGGGGATGAAGGCGTTCGAGGTGATCTGGTTGTTGACGAACCAGTCGCCGAACACGTCGACGCACGTGATCGGGACGAAGATGGTGTGGTCGATGTTCTCGGAGTTCCGGGTGGGTCAGGCGGCGGCGATCGCGGTGCTGCTGTTCGTGATGGTTTTCTTTGGTACGGCGGCGACGCTTCGGCTGATGCGGCGTGAGGCGGTGGAGCTTTAG